Proteins encoded by one window of Rhodamnia argentea isolate NSW1041297 chromosome 6, ASM2092103v1, whole genome shotgun sequence:
- the LOC115734376 gene encoding LOW QUALITY PROTEIN: probable disease resistance protein At4g27220 (The sequence of the model RefSeq protein was modified relative to this genomic sequence to represent the inferred CDS: inserted 1 base in 1 codon), giving the protein MADAVASSAAGNLVSKLVECLFTPIGRQFGYVLRYKSYVQNLQNGVKKLEAARERVQHSVEEAENNGKLIERDIKIWLESVEEETEKADNLLKRGESAKNVCFRGWLPNPVVRHPIGRKVKKMTPVIQGLHDETTKPIFQKVYHEDTPIGIVTATTSATRPVDKKEDVLDSRASIAEEIMKAIADDEVSVVGVWGPGGVGKSKLLEDVERQIKDQKLFDVVAKANISRNPDLKRIQGDIAYALGLKLMNVETAYGRADCLGKRLESDSKKNILIILDNLWEKLELKEVGIPCGDDNKVRGCTLLLSSRNRDVLCTDMSSDREFQLNVLEHGEDRKLFERTVGDRVNDPEIEPWVDGVVKNCGGLPLLIVSLAKRLKRRDLAAWRNASTNIDASDVKSIVELSYNGLKEERIRSLFLLCALDSGRSFLRDSLVYCMGLGLYEKFSKPIENARDRLTTDLHSLSDSSLLLESDDQEWFRMHDTFVDVAISISSTDWYALVGKKDYGFKKWSKDELRKCTAISFNFVGIDEVPDNLDCPSLRILLLCEYNPSLNIPNSFFESMEKLQVLDITGLSFTSLPSSIELLGNLKSLCLDCCHLEDVTILGKLKGLQFLSFSDSTIARLPKEIGELTELRFLDLTRCTRLKIIEPEVLGSLVNLEELYMEDSFDQWEVKGEASRSNASLAELKNMKKLRTLYITIPHSINLSSDLPFGNLNKHKIRIGGTEGCSGAHKESRTLELKLDSGDLFQNVWMQECLGRTQDLCLDGLQDGSDSIHSLCIKGFLELKHLHVKDNFSVHYVVDSTHYPVFTRLESLVLENLNRLEKIYHDCLAPRSLGTLKIVKVKNCSEIKHLFHSFMTKNFSQLEEIEITRCHLMQQIVADAESDEYIDEIDDDASAKSFKLRGLTLQNLPEMTSFYKTGDHSVIFFDGQQVSLPWLESLTLSKLPKLEEIWNSQFPSDVTNLKFLKVEDCAFLLGIFPSNLVIKLQNLEAISVERCQLIREVFNLQGLTASGVVEILSRLTTLTLSDLPRLEHIWNKNPRIALCFQNLRALKVQNCENLRVLFSSSMAKTLQQIKEIEIASCNLXGGNYRCGRRRIRGSCIH; this is encoded by the exons ATGGCCGACGCAGTTGCTTCGTCCGCCGCAGGGAACCTAGTTTCGAAACTTGTCGAGTGCCTGTTTACTCCCATTGGACGCCAATTTGGGTACGTGCTGCGCTACAAGAGCTACGTCCAAAATCTCCAAAATGGAGTCAAGAAGCTGGAGGCTGCGAGGGAAAGGGTGCAGCACTCTGTTGAAGAAGCCGAGAATAACGGAAAACTCATTGAAAGGGATATTAAGATTTGGCTGGAGAGTGTGGAGGAGGAGACTGAGAAGGCAGATAACCTGTTAAAACGTGGCGAAAGTGCAAAAAATGTTTGCTTCCGTGGGTGGCTTCCCAACCCCGTGGTGCGCCATCCAATTGgcaggaaggtgaagaagatgactcCAGTCATTCAGGGACTCCACGACGAAACCACAAAACCCATCTTCCAAAAGGTCTACCATGAGGATACTCCGATTGGAATTGTCACTGCTACCACGTCCGCTACAAGACCTGTTGACAAGAAAGAAGATGTCCTGGATTCCAGGGCTTCAATCGCAGAGGAAATAATGAAGGCTATAGCTGATGACGAGGTGAGTGTGGTTGGGGTTTGGGGACCAGGTGGGGTTGGCAAGTCCAAGCTTTTGGAGGATGTCGAAAGGCAAATTAAGGATCAAAAGCTGTTCGATGTGGTCGCCAAGGCAAATATTTCACGCAATCCAGATCTAAAAAGAATCCAGGGAGATATCGCTTATGCACTGGGCTTGAAACTAATGAATGTGGAAACTGCATATGGTAGGGCCGATTGCTTAGGTAAGAGGTTAGAGAGTGATAGCAAGAAGAACATTCtcataattttagataatttgtgGGAGAAGTTAGAGTTGAAGGAAGTTGGAATACCTTGCGGAGATGATAATAAAGTAAGAGGCTGCACGCTATTGCTATCATCTAGAAACCGTGATGTTTTGTGCACTGACATGAGCTCTGACCGAGAATTCCAGCTCAATGTGTTAGAGCATGGAGAAGACCGAAAACTCTTTGAAAGAACGGTGGGGGATAGAGTTAACGATCCTGAGATTGAACCCTGGGTAGATGGAGTGGTCAAGAATTGCGGAGGCTTGCCACTTTTGATTGTTTCGTTGGCAAAAAGGTTGAAGCGTAGAGATTTGGCTGCATGGAGGAATGCTTCGACCAATATAGATGCGTCGGATGTGAAATCAATAGTGGAACTAAGTTACAACGGCTTAAAAGAAGAGCGGATCAGATCATTGTTCTTGCTTTGTGCTCTAGACTCTGGGAGGAGTTTCTTGAGGGATTCCCTTGTCTATTGCATGGGTTTGGGTTTATatgaaaaattcagcaagcCCATCGAAAACGCTAGAGATAGGTTGACGACGGATCTACATAGCCTGTCGGACTCTTCTTTGTTACTAGAGAGCGATGACCAGGAATGGTTCAGAATGCATGACACATTTGTTGACGTGGCCATCTCTATTTCTTCCACGGATTGGTACGCGTTGGTTGGGAAGAAGGATTATGGGTTTAAAAAATGGTCAAAGGATGAGCTCAGAAAATGCACTGCAATATCCTTCAATTTTGTTGGCATTGATGAGGTTCCAGATAACTTGGACTGCCCAAGCTTGAGGATTCTTCTGTTATGCGAATACAATCCATCTCTCAATATTCCCAATTCATTTTTTGAATCTATGGAGAAgctccaagtcttggacattacTGGCTTATCTTTCACCTCTCTACCTTCGTCGATTGAGCTCCTTGGAAACCTCAAGTCCCTATGTCTTGATTGCTGCCATCTGGAGGATGTGACTATTCTTGGAAAGCTGAAAGGATTGCAGTTCCTAAGTTTCTCAGACTCTACAATCGCTCGGCTACCCAAAGAAATAGGCGAACTAACAGAATTGAGATTTTTGGACTTGACAAGGTGCACCAGGCTCAAAATTATCGAGCCTGAAGTGCTCGGAAGCTTGGTTAATTTGGAAGAGCTGTACATGGAGGACAGTTTTGATCAGTGGGAGGTCAAGGGTGAAGCATCGCGAAGCAACGCCAGCCTGGCTGAGTTGAAGAACATGAAAAAGCTGAGAACTCTCTACATTACTATTCCTCATTCTATCAATCTCTCAAGTGACCTCCCATTTGGAAATCTGAACAAGCATAAAATCCGAATTGGGGGCACTGAGGGTTGCTCTGGTGCACACAAAGAATCCAGAACTTTAGAGCTCAAGCTGGATTCCGGCGATCTTTTCCAAAATGTGTGGATGCAGGAATGTTTGGGGAGAACGCAAGATCTCTGCTTGGATGGATTGCAAGATGGCAGCGATAGCATTCACAGCTTGTGCATCAAAGGTTTTCTGGAGTTGAAGCATCTTCATGTAAAAGATAACTTCTCGGTTCATTATGTTGTTGACTCCACACATTACCCTGTATTTACAAGATTGGAATCGTTGGTTCTTGAGAATTTGAATAGATTGGAGAAGATTTATCACGATTGTCTTGCCCCAAGATCGTTGGGCACATTAAAGATTGTGAAAGTGAAAAACTGCAGTGAAATCAAACATTTATTTCATTCGTTCATGACGAAAAATTTCTCGCAGCTAGAAGAGATTGAAATAACGAGATGCCACTTGATGCAGCAAATTGTTGCAGATGCCGAGTCAGATGAATACATAGACGAAATAGATGATGATGCTAGCGCGAAGTCATTCAAGTTGCGTGGGCTGACGTTGCAAAACTTGCCAGAGATGACGAGCTTCTATAAAACTGGGGACCATTCAGTCATATTCTTTGATGGGCAACAG GTTTCATTGCCCTGGTTGGAGTCCTTGACACTGTCTAAACTTCCCAAATTGGAAGAGATATGGAACTCTCAATTTCCCTCAGATGTGACCAACCTAAAATTTCTGAAGGTAGAGGATTGTGCGTTCCTCTTGGGCATCTTCCCATCAAATTTGGTAATAAAGCTACAGAATTTGGAAGCCATAAGTGTTGAAAGATGTCAATTAATACGGGAAGTATTCAACCTTCAAGGACTGACGGCTAGTGGGGTTGTTGAGATTCTATCGCGATTGACCACATTAACCTTGAGTGACTTACCAAGGTTGGAGCACATATGGAACAAGAATCCAAGAATAGCTTTGTGTTTCCAAAACTTAAGGGCACTGAAGGTGCAAAACTGTGAGAACTTGagggttcttttttcttcttccatggccAAAACACTccagcaaataaaagaaatagaaatagcaaGTTGTAACC TTGGAGGAAATTATAGATGTGGAAGAAGAAGGATCAGAGGAAGCTGCATCCATTGA